A stretch of DNA from Carya illinoinensis cultivar Pawnee chromosome 12, C.illinoinensisPawnee_v1, whole genome shotgun sequence:
ACTGGAGTGTCGTTGGGCAGGAGGTATGTCAAGCTGTCCTATCCTTTTTGAATGGCAAATGTGAACTtgattgtaatattaattttacttatattgcCTTAATACCTAAAGTTGAAAAACCTGCTGTAGCTAGTGAGTATCGTCCTATAAGCCTATGTAATGTGCTATACAAGATAGTGTCAAAAGTGCTAGCTAACAGATTGAAGAAGGTGCTGCCGGAAGTGTCTCAAAGAACCAAAGTGCATTCATCCCAAGCAGGCTCATTACAGACAATGTCATGGTTGCATATGAAACTTTGCATACCATGAAAACAAGGCAAAAAGGAAGGGTTGGAAGTATGGCTTTGAAGCTGGACATATCCAAAGCCTATGACAAAATTGAATGGGGGTTTTTGGAGGGAGTGATGAGGAAGCTAGGCTTTGGGGAAAAATGGATTAAATTGGTTATGGATTGTGTTACTTCAGTAACATATTCTGCCTTAGTAAATGGACAGCAAAGCAGTATTATAAAGCCATCAAGAGGAATTTGTCAAGGAGATCCTATTTCTCCTTATTTGTTCATCCTTTGTGCTGAGGGTCTGAGTTCACTTGTGGATATGGCTGAAAGAAATGGTGAAATAAAGGGGGTTGCTATAACCAGAGGAGGTATAAGAGTAAATCATTTACTCTTTGCTGATGATTCTGTCATCTATGGAAGAGCAAAACTGACAGAGTGGTACAAGATTCAAAAGCTGTTAGGCACATATGAAAGGGCCTCGGGTCAGTGCTTAAATAGAcaaaaaaccaccattttctttaGCTCCAATACACCTATGGCTGTAAGAAGACAGATTCAGGAAGTGGCAGGGGTAGCTGTTTGTGGCAATTTTGAgaagtatcttggtcttccttCTATTGTAGGTAGATCAAGATATAATGCTTTCAAGCATTTAAAGGAGAGAGTTTGGTTGAAAGTAAATAACTGGAAGAATAAGTTCCTTTCACAGGCAGGGAAGGAAGTGTTGTTAAAAGCTGTGGTCCAAGCAATACCAACGTATTCTATGAGTGTTTTTCTACTCCCAAGGAAATTATGCAAAGAAATAACTGCTGTAATGGCAAGATTTTGGTGGAGTCATATGCAAAATGATAAAAGAGTCCATTGGAGGAGCTGGTCAAAGATGGGTGATGCTAAAGGTAGAGGGGGGTTGGGGTTTAGAGAGCTTGAATGTTTTAATAAAGCCATGTTGGCCAAGCAAGTATGGAGGATCCTGAATAATCCTCACTCTTTGGTGGCAAGAGTAATGCAAGAGAAGTATTTCAAGGGGAAGAATGTTCTAGATGCCAATTTGGGATACTCTCCATCTCTGATTTGGAGGAGCCTTTTTTCTTCTGTTGGATTGATAAAAGATGGCTTATCATGGAGGGTTGGAGATGagaatgtgataaaaatatggAAAGATAGATGGgtaccttcatcttcttcccatTTACTGCAATCCCCTGTGAAGATGATTCCAGCTGAGGCAACTGTTAAGCAGTTAATTATGGAGGGCAGTGGTGAGTGGAATAAAGAGCTTATTAGAGAGATTTTCAACAAAGAAGAGGCTGAGGCCATTGGTAATATTCCTTTAAGTAAGATGGGTACAAAGGATAAAATGAGATGGGGCTGTTCTCAGAATGGCttattttctgtaaaaagtGCATATCACCTGGAACACTCAAGGATAAGGGCTGAAAAGGGTGAATCCTCAACTatgaatgcagatgagtttggATGGAAGTCGATATGGAAGCTGAAGGTGCAGGGTGTGGTGAAACAGTTCCTGTGGAAGGCTTGCCATGACTTACTTCCAACCAATCTGAActtaaaaaggaagaaaataggTGAAAATAGCCTATGTCCTATCTGTGAAAAGGAAGAGGAGACTACTGCAGATGCTTTATGGTGTTGTTCAGCTGCTTCAGATGTCTGGGCAGAGAATGGTAGTCCAGTTCATAAGTGGGCCTGTTCTGCAGGTCACTTTATGGAGCTATGGAAGCAAATTAACAGTTGTTTGGAGGAGGATGGGGTAAGTCTTGTGGCTTGCATGATGAGAAGAATACGGTTGAGAAggaactcttttatttttgagaaaaagtttGAGAGTCCAAAAGCTTTAATTCTTGCTGCCATGCAGAATATTGAAGATTTTAATACTATAAACAATTCTTCAAAACCTAATCGAGTTGACAGGAGGCTGGTTAAATGGGAAAAACCTGAGGCTACGGTCTGCAAAGTTAACTGGGATGCTGCACTGGATGTAAAAAACAAACAAGTGGGAATTGGGATCATTGTAAGGGACTCGGAGGGTGAGATTCTTGCCTGTCTGTGCTCAAGACTTTCTGTTGCTGTTAAGGCTGTAGTGGCTGAGGCATATGCACTGAGAAGAGCATTGTTTCTCTGTTTGGAGCTGGGACTGCAGAAAGTGTTGTTGGAGGGTGATTCCCAGTTGGTAGTGAAGGATATAAACAGTGATGTTGTTATATGGGCAGATTATGGTGTAGTAATTGAGGATGTTAGAAGTTTGTTGAAGAATAATAGGTGTTGGTCTGTAAATTTCAGTCATAGGGAGGCTAACAATGTAGCTCATTCATTAGCCAAAATGGCTCTTACTTGTGATGAAGAAATTGTATGGATAGAGGAGGGCCCTCCACAGATTATGAATGCTGTGTTGAGGGAGAAATATTGTAATGATTGATTGTTGATAAATGAAATATACATGTcatactttcaaaaaaaaaaatatttttattcaactttttctctttcatttttcaaacctcataaaatatcataattcaaaccattttactactattcacgatctattttattactatttaaaaatttctcattttatctcatccctAAACATCTTGTAGGCAAATTTTCGAACTGTAAGCATTAACTTCCGGACATCAATGGTCAGGCATCTTAAATTCAGCCTGGCCCATTCTGAGCTGCATATTCTATTAACATCTGGACTAGACGTTTAGGGTTATATCCTAACTAAATTCTATCCTAACTCAGGCGTTTATAGTACCAAATCCCAAACGTGTTTTATGcatttaattattttcaaagattctATTAAAGAGTTTTATATTTAGGGTATAACAATCATACACCATTGCCTCAGTGAACACATCATCTTCGGCCTAAAGCACTGGGATGTGGAAGCTCAATTTTAAGGACTGTTGGCGTGTGAAGATTGCATCCACTAATTTTTAACTCCCGGCTGAACTACATGCTCGGTGGACAGTCGCGGCGCAGCATCCCGATCTCAACAATGTGTTGCCCAAGTCTTTTAGCTTTGACAGCGAGGCTCTAGTATTTTATTGGGGTTCGAGAAATTAAAACTGAAATTGATGCGTGTGCAGTTTCTGTCAATGGAAGCTGGGCCCCAAGGAAATGTTCAGTCTAAAGTGCCGATCCAGAAAGACAAGAACTAGTTCAAAGCACGAATGGCCATTTCCTCGGGAAGCTTACATATACGGGGATGAATGCATGCAAATCTTCATCCACGCAAATCCAACAGCAATGTCAACAGTGCGACGAGAGTGGATGGATGCAGTACTGAAATTTCAAAAGCCGGACAAAGCAAGATGGTTATGAAGCACATACATAAATCATAACTTTCAGTACTTGAAGAGCGATGAAAAATGATTGTTTAGAATAATGAATCTATCAATAAGTAAACTTAATCTGTAATGTAGCATTAAATCCAATAACGTATTTGGAACTCTTAACAACATTGATATAAACCACGGTACAACTCAAGATAACAAAAATCATACACCAACTATTATCTTATAAGTTAAATTTCTTATTACATTGCCGAGAACATATTCTTGAGGAATTCAACAGACAAGGGCGTCAATTGCATGACATATAATTGTGCAATTCAACAGCTAAATCTAAACAAAAATTACAGCAAAGCCTAACCGCCAACACATAAAACAGATAACAGAGCAGAATTTTGTAGTGAGATGCCATAACCTGAACCCCGTTTGTATTGCTTGAACTTGAAGCAACAACACGTATCAACCCCATCAGTTGGACAGCCATATGCGTTGCGGCAAGCCAAATGGTATGAAAAACTCAAGAATGTTGTAGAACATGTAGCCTTTGTAACTTAGCCCGGGCATTACTCACTATGCAAAAGGCAACAAGAATACCAAAGAAGCCAAGATGGTAAAGGCTGGGAAAACTAGGGAGGTAACTGGCCTGGAACCAGCATTTGGCAACCATGGGTATGCATCTGGAGGCGGCATGACACAGTTATCACCATTGAAATAAATCCTACGTGGGAAAGCCCATcccttttcaaaagaaaaagttgatttgTCCTTGCGGAAAAGGAGCTCTGACTGCACATTCCCGAAAGGGCCGGCTTGACTAAGGAAATCATTATAAAACTTGACTCCCCACAACATAGCAGTATCATCTGCAAGAGCAAAAGCAAAAGCCATATTCTCAATGATATATGAGAAATAAGATTTTAGAATAATGCAGGAGAAACTTTGCACAACTAAATTTGGGTGGCAAGGTATAACTTACTTAAGCCTTCATAAGGAGTCAAGGATTTGTAATAAAAGCTGAAAATCTGGGTTAGATTATCAAAGTTGGGGTGTTGCACAACAAGATTCCATTGTGTGTAGTTCATTCTGTAGTTGAAATTCGTGATAGTGACCTTCACCCTCCAGTACTCCTTGTAATTGAGTTTCACATGCCAATGGACTCGGATAGGACACATATGGCTGGTGCACTGAACCAGAGGGGTATTACTAGACTTTCCTTGGCCTGTTACTGCTGAAGCTAAATATGGAGATTCTGGACTGTAAGCATCACCAGAAAGAACAAATATACATATATCAATCAGCTGATTTGTCTCCAATTGTTTTTTGcaacttgttttttattttatttgtcagaaaaaaggaaaaactgtcagaagaaaaggaaaaatgagagaaaagttTCCAAGAGATagcaataaaaagaagaaatgagagACTTACTCTACACAGCTCCCAGGATCTGTTATATTGTTTTGACAGCCACAGGTGCAAGTTGGGCAATTTACAATTGTGTCATTATAAAAGGAGGAAAGAGAAACACAACAGGTGGGTGTCTTTTGAGCAAGGAATTGTGAATACGTGCAAGTAACATTCCAGGTCACTGCCACAAGAGATGCAGAGCAAGGTAAGATTAACATTaggtaatatttttctttcatatccAGAATTTCTTAATCCACAAAAGAGAAACAATAGATATAATGGTAACTAATTGTAGACCTGGGCATTGCTCAGAAATAGATGAATTATTAAAACCAAAGTGCTCTATATAACTAAGTTAGTATTCCTTGAACTATTATGGTtcattttataagtaaatatacCCTGAGCCATTATACAATAAATATAACCGTTAAAAGAGCATCAATGTTAGAACTTTGATATCCAAATTCTTTTGTAGCTTTTATCTTCTCGTCTCTTACACCCATCATTTCTATGTTTAGTGGCAGAAAACCCAACTTTTCTTGAATGGAGAGAGGGACCAAGAGTTCTTTATATATTGCGCCAAGTAACTATGataatcaacaattataattGATAGGCTCTtttaacttcttttaaaactcaCTAACATTTATTAACCAAtcgaaaaaaaattacaaagacaaaaattcaaaaacaaaagagatGGAGCTAGGAAAATGGGCATGTTTGGACACCATGAGAATTCActaaacttctcataatttcattcccaaatattactcaaacacaaaacacctttcaatttcaaattttaaacttctTCATCCAATCatttacctaatcattattcaaacacaaaaatcaatacaatttttacaaacttcaaaacaaaaataatattcaaaacttatattcaaaatgtttttaactttataatatttttattcaactttctctctctctcttcccaaaacccaataaaacatctttacTTAAACCATTTTGCtaccattcacaaaattctGAGATAATACAAGTGTCTAAACATGCCTTAAAAGACtacaaaagttttaaaaaaaattattaaattttagatatattattttcatttaaattttctcttatgcaatattatttatctttaatttaataataataccaAAGTAAATAAGTGACTTATATTTGCTGCGTAAAGTACACAAGAATGTCAGTTGCATGTTACCACATATCACACATTCACATATTTCACTCACTTAAGATGGTGTATAATGCTACTGGCTTGCTTATTACAACCCAGCATGAGAGGCATGCAGTTATGCACCTATAAATTATTGTAGAAGCCTTTAGCAGGTAACTTACTCAAAGCCTGGGTGACTCTTCGTTTATCTGCAGTCACAAATTTACTTGGTCTCACGATCTTTGCTGGCCCGCAAGTATATCCAGGCCCAGGAGCTTTCAGGGTGAAGTTCTTAGGTACTCTGACAGTTTTGTTAGTTGTTCCAGCTGCACCCACACTGACCTGGAACGAGCTTGCCGCATTGGCTGGGTCCTGGACCCATGAGTTTATCACTCCCCCTTTGCAGCAATTAGCAATCTGCTGGTTGTATGGAGTTCCTGGCAATAAATCCACCACGGTTGGATCCTTCTTACAGCAATGTGGAATGTTTCCCTTAAATTTTGAACAATCCCCTTGTTCAGTTGTTTGTGCCCCCATCATGCTCCAAATTACTTCTTTTTTCGCCCATGTCCACCCCAATGTCCATCCTGGTGCTTGAATGTGGCGATATTGCTGGAAGTTATACATAGTAACAACAGCCTGCCAAATCAAAAGAGAATGACATTGTCATAAATTGCCTCAACATGTAGTAAATCTTATATTGGAGAGTAGAGAAAAGGCATGATCATACACAAATAAATAGAGTAATGAATTGTAGCTgtaactttatatatattggtGTTAGCAATTCAGTAACTTCTGTCCAAGTGGGAACATAGACTCAAGCAGAGGCTTAAGCCCAAGAGGGGGCATTTAGCTTGTAATGGTTCTCGCATAAGATTAATGATATTCATATAGCTCTTTTACAACCAACCAATGTGATACTGCCACTTCAtaaaaaatacaactttttttttttttttttttgagtttcaaatGTTACATAGCACCCTCTATTTAAAATAGAGTTGTGAAAAAAGGAGTAGTAAGAAAGCTTATATGTGCATCATTATTTCTCGCATAAAGGGAAGTATTGCGGTACTTTTGAGTGTGGGAGCGCCATTGGGTGCATTGGTTCCTCCCATGAAGAGAATACTGTGGTAGTTCTTTTGAGCGTGAAACACCAATAGCTGTATTCAGTTTACATGATGTCCTATGGCTTGTAGGAGTTATGCTTGTGCTTGTAATCTATATCATTGACGGTTTATTTTGTTTAGTATTCCCGTAAATGTCCAATGGATTCAGCTGCACCACGCTAAATATTACTGTCTTATGtggatcttttaatttattgcttATGTGGTGTGCAACTGGGCCAAATTGTACCTGCTACAACAAATATATTTGAACTCTAGGAATGAAAATAAAGTTTCCTTAAATTTGGGAAAGTAGTTGGAGAAGTATGATCTCTTAAAGTACTAGCATGAATATAGGAACCAAAAAGAGCACCACCACGATACACTTCATACTACTTACAACATAGCCATCAGGTGTCCAGCTCATTATATCCCATTTGATTGTGATATTTCCAGTTGGATCGAGTGCATCATAGGCTTCTGCAGAAACATCGAGGGAAAAAAGGGTTAAAACTTGAGTTGCTAGAACTTTCCACTAATATTCTGTCATATTTTATATCAACTTAGATGTCTCAATGTCCTTTCCTTGAAttatactaaaataaattcataaataaaaacagGTGGGACGTTGCACTTCTCTGTTTTTGCCAATTATGAGATACCACCATAACATTAAAGACACAGAATTGACTTTTGTACCTTGCCTCTTCTCCAGATGTTAACGACAGATGCATTTCCTAGCCCAATTAATTGATCAAACACATGAGAACTTTTGTTCTTCTTAGGGTTAAATAGATTCCAACTTCATGAAACGGGAAACTTAGCATTGTTAAGGTCCCTCTACCTAACTACCACACCTCATATAGTAAACCTAGGACTTCAAGCTTGTAATTGCTTGAAAAATTACTTCTGATTACATGATAACTTTACAAATATGCTCAATTATCAACTTCGCTTTCTCAGCCTCTATACTAACTCTAGTAACCAAATTAACAAAGTTTTCTAAAAGCGGAAAGAATTGAGATTCAAACCTCTTTTTCTCCAGCAAATTTTTGGAGAGATTgtcaaattataataacataactaaagGAAGgattaaaaacacaaatataaaagaaCGAAAAAAAGGCTGAAGATggacaaaaatataaaacactACTTGAGAAAACCCCAAAAAACTTCAAcgaagaaaaaaatggaaaaggagcaggagaaggagaagaaaaagaagaaactattCTTTTTGGGGCAAAAACTGCTCGCTATGCCTCAGATAGCAAACGTCATTCGAGAAAACCAGTTGTAATCACCACAAATGGCGGTCTGATTTATATTATCCATATATTTTATAGTCATTGATAGACCAAATAAATGCTGAATCAATGGAAAAGAGTCAGACAGAGAATTTTCCAAGTCTTCATCACTGCCTATATCAGATAATAACCATGTCTCACTCCAATCAACATATTACAAGCCCAAATATAAGAGCATTTTAAACATCCATTTGTTAAATTGATATAAATCAGTAATTACAGAAGCACATCTCCAATCCCAACACAAGTTTCCAGTCGATCAATTATATATCAAACGGCCAAATTCTTGCAAAATGGAACAGATCTCCAGCGAGCTAACCAATAGTCAGCAACACAACAATAATTAACACTTCCAACATACTAAAGTGGTAAAGATGGACATGAAAGCCTGCATCGTGAGGCACTGACCTGTAGAACTAAAACTGGAGCAGGAAAGCAACAAAACAAGCAGAACAGCAAAGCTGCTAGGCTTAACGGGTCCAAACGCTGACGAAGAAAGAGATCCCATTTCTTGGTACAGTTTTGTTATTGGATGTGATGTTTAAGCACTGGCTTAGCACAAGATCTGCAGAGAGGCTctgtgggggagagagagagagagagagagagagagagagagagatggctgGAAACGGAGGCTCGCCCTTCTCTGTTTCACACGGCGAGTGGCTTTACGGAGCTTTTAAAGTGAACTCGTTAAAGTCACTCAAATCGCTGTTTTGCTGAGACATCCGGTTAATGTGACACAGCTCTATTTGTCGGTCGCTTACGGTAATGTCACATTACTACCATACCCTTTGTTCATTTAGGCAAAAAATAATGCCCAAGATAATTAACCTACGAAAATTGCTAGAGACATGATTATAGaaactaaatttataattaaagtggcttcataaaattatttcaatttattttataataaaaataattttataatttgtcttatgacattaaattaatttaagctCTACAAATAtggaataattatatatggagaTGGTTAGGGCCATTTTTGGAATGAAAGACAGTATATTTTGACTCATTCCTAGACATCTTGTTATAATTTGAAAGACAGTATATTCAAAagaaagtatttattatttttaccctacacattatatattatatatcattttttttaataggtacaaaataaagagaagacaagtagaaatttttaattaatctaatagaaataaaaaatataaatatgaatataaatataatgcatggtatataatatataaaatgctaGGAGCAAATTTCTGTTTAAAAACGGAAAATCATTGAAAAATGACCATGTGAAAAGACAGGACAAGCCGTGTGCCACATGGCATCCTAATGCTGTCGGTGGAGAGAGATAGGATGTAATACCTTGTTTGTGCACCTGTCTTGAGAGTGATGTTCTTTAGTTTCTTGATTGCATCATTGCATGGTGTTCAAATCTTTTATATGTGTGTGGACCCATGATGCGTTTAccgattatatattttatttatttgtataagGATATCCAAGTATTCTATTCCATACGGTGGTTATCAATTTTATCTGCCTGGCATGCGTGTGTTCATGGACTCCGAATCTACCACTACCACGCAAGgtgtattgtatgtattttcacgaGCGTGATTTGTCTAAAAGCTGATTTTATTTGCTTATACTGAGGAATATGGAGAGTTATTctcagatatttttttaaaatattatttaaacatacaataatttttaattttaaatatttattttttaaatctatttattataatgttttcaaagtttcaaataaaataaaataaaaccaatacaattttttacaatttaataaacaataatattcaaataattttttaattttataatatttttatttatttttttctctcatttttcaaaattttataaaatattataattcagattattttactactatttatcaataattttattactatttatatatatatatatattctaaaatatttaaatgtacaAACAAGCCTTAAAATGTACAAACTAGCATTTTCTTtttagatcattttttgaacccATGGATCAACATTCCAACAAACCAAACAgcaacctagctagctaataaaaagtaaataaatttgagTCTTGTAATTAATTACATCTATTTCAACTGTTGTGTGTGTTAGTGATGGTGGGTGACTTTATTTTCTAACTTGATGTAAAATGTGAATGaatttcaaaagtttgagaTGGAGAGCAAGGTATATTTAGAGATGCTTGTGTTGGGTGAAAATTCCAGGTTTTTTATACTTTCTTGTTCTCTTCCATTTTTAAGTAAATTTCTATCATTTCTACATTCTTAACCCATGATCTTCATATATCTTTCATGTAGAAAACTGAATGGCCTTTATTTGGACAGCAAGCATGCTATAGTTGGAGGTGGCTTTGGCCGgaacattttattcatttttgtaAAGAATAGGTGCAATAATGGTATGTGTTGGatgattagagaaattttagtAGTACTTTGAAATATATCAAACTACCCCtctatctatataaattataatgtaaatgaatttataatttgacttgGGTAAGGATCCTTGAgtactttgttgttattttctatgtaccttttgtattattaagtaaagggaattaaatcATAGCTAATCTACTAACTTTGTTTCTAATACAAGTGAAAAGAATATTACTAAAGCTGTATGTttcagtaatattttttttttaattttgtaattgagtaTTTGCAGTGCTTTTTAGTCGCTGCAAATAGGTCAACACCCGTCGTAATTGATCTGtttcagcgattttagtccctaaaaaaaatgttaaatgcaatAAAGTAAGCAAGTGTTGCTTTTGATATTGGGTATTTGCAAcactttttgattttttgcagcgattttaatctttggaaaaaatgttaaatgcaacaaaCAAAGCAAGCGCTGCTTTTGATATGGCGCATTTGCAAcgctttttgattttttacagcgattttagtccttgcaaaaaatgttaaatacaaCGAAGGAAGCAAGTGCTGCTTTTGATATAGGGTATTTGCAGCACTATTGAGAGCTTTTGCAAGGATTAAAGACGCTGGAATTGCTTAAAAGTAGCGTAATGAGAATTTCATAACTTATTTCTAgcgttatattttatattttgcaacgaaaaaaaatgctataattgatattaattataacgtttttttgatattattgcaattgatcaaaaaagaaagaattataGCGTCGAATGTgcaaagaatataaaaattttgtaattgagatATTGTAgcatttttatgtaaatatttaagCGTTACAAAAGACCAAGTTTCTTGTAGTATAAATATTTCGTTACGAAGATGCTGACATTCTCGTATGTACTTGAGGCACATATTAATCTTGGAAATGATTGACATGAGTATATATagtcatttcttttttcattgatACAGTCAAGTTTGATTATAAGTTAACTAACAAGCTGACTAACATCGGCATACAAGTCTTCGTCTTCATGCTCTAAAGGGAAACAAATTCCATATATAATAAAGTACGGTGATGCATAAAGCcagttattcaataaatattatattatttgatgATATAACAAGTGTTGCATCCTGTAATAAACTGACACCAACgttattataatgaaaaatctttaccaataaatagattttataaaaataaatttataaattaacgtaatttgATATAACTATCTATTTtgttctaaaaataatttttataatttgatacaCCATGTGGTCGAATTATTTTGAATTATGAAGTTAAAATGAAAGTGATAAAGATATAAGAGATTGATGACCTATTTATTCCATTTCATGGGAATTgacaatgataaataaattaatatattcatttcaaaatttggaccagttctaataaaaatttatattatcaatgttttttaaacaaaataatgtTAATACAAAGAGAATAATTTCATACTTGATATGGTGTAAAGAAGGGAATTATACTCTTCAATCATCGGGCAACAGGTCATCATTTTAAGAAGATTACAATATAACTGGTCTTAGGTGGTTATTTCATAATGTTGGTGTCATCTTTCTCATAAACTGACACTAACaatattataatgaaaaatgcttcatttataaagaaattttataaaaataaatttataaattaacttaatTCGACATAACcgactattttattttaaaaataattttataatttgatataccAAGTTATCAAATCATCACTATTTATGAAATTAGAGTAAAATTGGTAAAGATAAAAGAGATTGACCCATTTATTCCATTTCATGAGAGttgataaagataaataaattaatatattcatttcaaaatttggaCCAATTCTAATTATTCTCAATGTTTTCGACACAAAATACTGTTAATACAAAGAATTATAACTTCTAATTGGACGTGGTGTAAAGAAAAGATTTATAACTTCAAATTAGATCTTTATAAGAAGATTACAACAGCACCGGCCTTAGGTGGTTATCCCATACAAACTCCCCTCTCTTTTTCCATTTAGTCTTCCTCCGATCCTAGCTCCTTTGGCATTATCATCATGTATTGATCCTAGTGTAATTAACCCAGCTCGAGATTGCATGGATTTGAAGCAAGAAAGTAGGAGTATGATTGGTTCAGTTTGGTtcgattttgaataaaaaatttgaaaccgAACCAGTATGAAtcggttttacattttcaaaaattgatttcaCAATAGCTATCTCCCTAAACCAGTTCTTTCGGTTTTACCAGTTTCGGTCCAGTTCGATTCGgcttttcagttttaatatactatattatatgttataatatataatataatatattatagtatataatactatagtgataatatattgtagtatgttatgatatatagtgatatagtattagcataACTATAAAtttgcactatataatattagtataactattaatataataaactatagtg
This window harbors:
- the LOC122289581 gene encoding protein COBRA-like, translated to MGSLSSSAFGPVKPSSFAVLLVLLLSCSSFSSTEAYDALDPTGNITIKWDIMSWTPDGYVAVVTMYNFQQYRHIQAPGWTLGWTWAKKEVIWSMMGAQTTEQGDCSKFKGNIPHCCKKDPTVVDLLPGTPYNQQIANCCKGGVINSWVQDPANAASSFQVSVGAAGTTNKTVRVPKNFTLKAPGPGYTCGPAKIVRPSKFVTADKRRVTQALMTWNVTCTYSQFLAQKTPTCCVSLSSFYNDTIVNCPTCTCGCQNNITDPGSCVDPESPYLASAVTGQGKSSNTPLVQCTSHMCPIRVHWHVKLNYKEYWRVKVTITNFNYRMNYTQWNLVVQHPNFDNLTQIFSFYYKSLTPYEGLNDTAMLWGVKFYNDFLSQAGPFGNVQSELLFRKDKSTFSFEKGWAFPRRIYFNGDNCVMPPPDAYPWLPNAGSRPVTSLVFPAFTILASLVFLLPFA